One Falco naumanni isolate bFalNau1 chromosome 13, bFalNau1.pat, whole genome shotgun sequence DNA segment encodes these proteins:
- the LOC121097003 gene encoding heat shock protein beta-7-like: MYRAYGQGHGEPHFEGDRRHGPFGARAHEVFGYPGSPGAMCPCSLGTWVRAQGDTYQVVADVSQFKPPDIVVTISNCHVAIQAEKVAEDGTVCDTFTHKCQLPEDMDPLSVSCTLTEAGTLVITAQRHTSTRPGEPPQLLYRSEATL, translated from the exons ATGTACCGTGCCTACGGCCAGGGGCATGGTGAGCCCCACTTCGAGGGGGACCGGCGGCACGGACCCTTCGGGGCACGGGCACACGAGGTCTTCGGGTACCCAG GGTCCCCAGGAGCCATgtgtccctgcagcctgggcaccTGGGTGCGTGCCCAGGGTGACACTTACCAGGTGGTGGCCGACGTCAGCCAGTTCAAGCCCCCTGACATCGTGGTGACCATCTCCAACTGCCACGTTGCCATCCAGGCTGAGAAG GTGGCTGAGGATGGCACTGTCTGCGACACCTTCACCCACAAGTGCCAGCTGCCCGAGGACATGGACCCGCTGTCAGTGAGCTGCACCCTCACCGAGGCTGGCACGCTGGTCATCACTGCCCAGCGCCATACCAGCACCCGCCCCGGTGAGCCCCCGCAGCTGCTGTACCGCAGCGAGGCCACACTGTAA
- the FAM131A gene encoding protein FAM131A, which produces MGCIGSKTTIVAVDTTLCVEWKEVKALSPLSAARPLPRLVRQASFDSQDFLQVNVEDTVEMLPKSRRALTIQEIAALARSSLHGISQVVKEHVTKPTAMAQGRVAHLIEWKGWCKPVEPPAALESAFSSYCHLSEGEQEARFAAGVAEQFAIAEAKLRAWSSVDGDDSNDESYDEDFMPSTESSQPTELPGTVPASALLRDLLQGHLCQLGVRHGSCEPESDSSHTLSPETLCSSLCSLEMVSPSELTAKLLGSLGGEDLLLPKLPAPASQSALQGLARLRCQDSLYSVSYAEACLSPTEDEVVLSKDFPLRRKVSDVASSGVASLEEEEEAEEP; this is translated from the exons ATGGGCTGCATCGGCTCCAAAACCACCATCG TGGCTGTGGACACGACGCTGTGCGTGGAGTGGAAGGAGGTGAAAGCACTGTCACCGCTGAGTGCTGCTCGCCCACTGCCCCGCCTGGTGCGCCAGGCCTCCTTCGACAGCCAGGACTTCCTCCAG GTCAATGTTGAGGATACTGTCGAGATGCTGCCCAAGTCACGGCGCGCGCTGACCATCCAGGAGATCGCTGCCCTGGCCCGCTCCTCACTGCACG GCATCTCGCAGGTGGTGAAGGAGCACGTGACGAAGCCAACGGCCATGGCGCAGGGCCGTGTCGCCCACCTCATCGAGTGGAAGGGCTGGTGCAAGCCTGTGGAGCCGCCAGCTGCCCTGGAGAGCGCCTTCAGCTCCTACTGCCACCTGAGCGAGGGCGAGCAGGAGGCACGCTTCGCTGCCG GTGTGGCGGAGCAGTTTGCCATTGCTGAGGCCAAGCTGCGAGCCTGGTCATCGGTGGACGGGGATGACTCCAATGACGAATCCTACGATGAGGACTTCATGCCCTCCACAGAGAGTTCCCAGCCCACCG agctgcccggCACGGTGCCTGCCAGTGCACTGCTGCGAGACCTACTGCAGGGCCACCTGTGCCAGCTGGGCGTGCGGCACGGCTCCTGCGAGCCCGAGAGCGACTCATCGCACACCCTCTCCCCCGAGActctctgctccagcctctgcagcctGGAGATGGTGTCCCCCTCCGAACTCACTGCCAAACTGCTGGGCTCCCTTGGGGGCGaggacctgctgctgcccaagcTGCCTGCCCCGGCCAGCCAAAGTGCCTTGCAGGGCCTGGCACGGCTCCGGTGCCAGGACTCCCTCTACTCCGTGTCCTACGCCGAAGCCTGCCTCTCACCCACTGAGGATGAGGTGGTGCTGAGCAAGGACTTCCCACTCCGCCGGAAAGTCTCCGACGTCGCCTCCTCTGGGGTGGCATcgctggaggaggaggaggaggccgAAGAGCCCTGA